AGCTTTTCAATTTGCATGTGAGAAACTGAGGGGGGCGTATTTAAGCTTTGGGCATGCCAAATAATTATGGGTGCGAAATGAGGAAGGTCTGTATGTGAGTCCCCCGTAAATCCTGTGATCTTTAGAAGAGGATAAACTACTTGATAGGAATGCCTCGTTTTGTATTACGAATAGAAGGAGGCCAGCTGGGGGAAGATGACTTTGGTTTCACAACCAGATATATCAACGCCTCCAAGAAATGTCTTAAGTGTAAGTTGTGTAGACATTCATAATTAGGGAGCGttggattatttttattcttttttttctgcatgactTTGCAGAATCCAGTGATGGAGAGAAGCTGACTGAATGTTTCTTGTCAGCAGCTGTTTTCCTGTAGACAGTAGAAAATAACTGTGCCATGGCTGTCAcattgctgctggagcagcagactGAAGAGAAATTCGATTTTAGCTACTGCTTTGTGACAATTATTCCAGGACAGTGAGCAGCTCTTTAAGCCACTGTCAGGCAGCAGTTTTGTTTGCTTAGGCAAGTGTTCCAGAAAAAACAGCACCAGGTTTCCTAAAGGAGAAGCAGAGTCTCTAATctaggaaatggaaaatattctttgtAACTTTGGGATGTGGGAGGATGCAAATCTCTTGGAAGTTGAGGGACTGGACTGGTTCAAGCAGcagtaattaattttctcagCTGTCAAGGAcagcttaaaaattaaaaaaatcctagagGCTAATTACTTACACATTTGTGGAAAGTGACGTGTTAGTAAGCTCTTCTAAAATGTGTGCGGGTAGACCCGAGTTTAACTGTGTTAGTAAGAAAATAACCTCCTTTTCCTAAGAggttcatatttttatattctttttaatgTGTGCAGAGGAGACTAAATTTTACTAAACTTTTGCTCACACAGCTGTAAAGGGGAAGTAATGGTATGTAAGGATTGATGTTCAGAATTTCAACAGCAGACCTGCAATAGCTTCAAAGCTTTTGTAATCAATTCTTTTTGATAATATATTTCACATCAAAACTATTTATAATACTGATAGTAATTATTACCTCCCCCTTCTTGTGTTTCTGCCTTCTATAGTGTCCTTTTCCCTGACTCTCATACAGAAGCCCTTGAAGTgaaacttttttccttattttcttcttcctcttcccagtATAAGTTCAGAGACCTGACCATAGAAGAGCTGAAGGATGTTAGCAAGACCTACCCCAACTTCACGTTCTCCATGAACACATACAGTAAGAAGTGATGCACTTGCTCTGAACTATTTGTGGGGAATCTTACTTGTCATAAATGCAGACCGTGTATAATAGAATGTGAACACATTTCTATTGTGCTCCTTTCTTTATGTTGACTTGCTGTACAATTTCTCATGCCATGTGACTGTTCCTGAATGCTCTTCCAAGGATGCATATGTATAAAAACCTTAGCAACTCATTTACTTCATCTTAGTTTAACTTGTCAGTAATTGTAGGAGACTGATACTTTAAATTCTTTATGTGTAACACCATTTCCCCCATATTTCATTATTGTATTGAAAGTATTTTGATGGCTTCAGCTTATAGAGTGTGACTTCCAGAATCCATCAGCCTGACTGGAAATTCCCACATCAGAATTACCTAGGACAAAGAGTTTTCAGACTAATGATGTGCTTAGTTGTACCAATGCAATTTCTATTAAAgtttcattaagaaaatattttaaaaggtagGGGGGACCTTAGTAATATTCTAGTCTTAGTTCTTTCAGGAGCAGTGTATTtgatttctaaagaaaaattactgttgGATATTTGTAGTTGTGGGCAGGATTGCTATGCCAGGTTTGAAaggagttttttggggggttttgtttgttttttttttttttttaattgcatttttaatttcagcctTCAAGGATGGATCCCAGAAGGACCTCCTGAATTTTAGTGGCACTGTTCCAGTGAAATATGGTAAGATAAATCAAACATAATTTTCTTGGCAGTTACGAATCTAAATGTAGAATGTGTTGGGTGCTGCCTCTTAAGAGTTCACTGTGCAGTGTCTTCAAAGGGgactagaaaatattttgtttgaattGGCAGAAGTCACTTCTACTGCACAAACAAGTGCACAGATGCTGAAGTAAGGTGCTATTAATTAAATAAGTAAattaactatttaaaaaatagtgttGTTTGAGACCGTGCTGGCAAGCTCTTTGATGCTAATGGAGCTTGTATGAACTCTCTGTATACACTTGTATAGTCAGTGTCCAAAAATAACTTGTaggcaattttttattttcaacttaAAGCCTTTGAAGTCTAATGCAAGGCTCTTTACAGATGTTTTTTTGCACTAGGTGTTAAGTCAAAAAATAACTATGAAATGTATATATGAAACTTTGCTGGGAAAAGGGGACATGTTGGCTGAGAGAGGATCCTGGGAAGCAAAACAGCAACAGAGCTTTATATTAAGAAAGGCACAATCAAGTTGATCATGTTTTATTAATTAGCCTaagtaatataaatatttttcagggtGAATCTCGAAGTGCTCTGtcagccttttttcctttgttattatGATGTCTGAATCACATCACCCACAGCTGGTCTTTAGTGCCTCTTCTCAGTGCAGAAGTTACTAGtggcttttattttaacagGTAATTCCTATAACATACCTATTCATCTCTGGATCCTGGATTCTCATCCCTTTGCTCCCCCCATTTGCTTCCTGAAGCCGACTGCAAACATGGGCATTGCAGTGGGGAAACACGTCGATGCACGGGGCAGGATTTATTTGCCCTACCTGCAGAACTGGAGCCATGTAAGAGGTGGGGTGGCTGACGGGGGAGGGAAGCATTTGGGAATCCTGCAGGGTATCATGTGGAGCTTTCAGGCAGTCTGAGGCTTGTAAAGGCACTTGGAAGTaattctaatgaaaaaaaggGACTGATTCTTTACAAAGCAATGTAAGCCTCATGAAACTTTGTTGCTATCCCAGTTGAGTACACCTCAGGAAAGTTCAGTGGACGTTTCTGCCTTTTGGGTATGTCTCTTTTGGCAGAACTCTGAAACAGCACAGAGATTCAGAAGTCATTGCTgttgataaattattttatgcaaTGTATTAAATACTCACTTAAGTATGACTGCCAGGCcagtaaaaattatttaatgaatGCCAGCCTTTTGAAATTAATGAGCTGTATTTGACATTATTGATACAGAGATTCCTAAGGGAACTTCTGCTGACTTCATAGTGTGTTTTGCCTGGAGGAGGACTGAAATGCCAGAGCTCAGGACAGCTGAGCTCATTTAAGAAGAATGAACTGCTCTTTAGCTAGGATTTGTCCCTTTTATAATACTGGATGTGGCTATATCAAAGGCTTCCATATATTTATATCCACGAAAAATCCATCCTTCAAAAACTGCTAGCACTGGTAATTTCAATTTTAGAACTGCTTTTGTTAAATTCCTTTTAATTCACACTCCTGTTTGTAAAGTATCTTCTCGAAGTGATGCTTTTCTCTCCCTTAGGTGTTTGTGTAAATGTTAAGAGTGTCAGTATTTATAATTTGATTAAATTCTGTTTGGCTCTGGCAGTTCACAGCTGATACCACTATATGAAATAGCGGTTCAGgtgttttgtcttctgtttgTCTGCTGTATTTCAGCCTAAATCAAGTCTCATTGGATTAATCAAGGAAATGATTGCAAAGTTTGAAGAAGAGCTCCCTTTATACTCACTGTCATCTTCTGATGCAGCCAGGCAATCAGAACTTCTCTCCTATATTGCAAAGATTACTGAAGGTAGGGATGTTTTCATGGACTCATTTCTAATGttcttctaaaatatattcAATTATTGTCATTACTTGATGTCACAAAGAAATGTACATGGtttatattttacaaattttatgGTCATGGTCTGTATGCACACCTGTAacagcagcaaagggagtgCTGTTTTCGTTGTATTAGTGTTTAGCTTCTTGCTATTGTCATGTTTATGTATTTCTaattagtgaaaaaaatattcctgtctAGAGAGGAATATTTGTTTTACACCTTGCAAGTTGTGATGGATTTTCTGTGGTCATTCTTGACTACTGTTTTGAAAAAGTCCATGTAACTTGATTTAACTCTGGCACAAGCATGATCCTTTATGAAGCAGCAATACTTGTATTGATACAGTGTGGAGCAGCACCCAAGtttatggttttcttttgaTTGCAGGAGAGACTGACATGAAATCAAGGAGTAAAACTCGAGACAGAAATGAAGAATGTTTTAACAAAATTACTGTTGTTGGAGCTGGAGATCTTGGCATTGCATGTGTACTAGCAGTTGCAGCAAAGGTACGTAATTATTAAAAGTAGCAAGAGACCTGATTAAGAGAGGGGATTCCATTCTAGTTCTTAATATCTGACACTAAGGAATACCTCATCAGTTTTAACAACTGTCACTGCATAGGTTATTTGTCTCTTCAGTTAACTTAGGGAGACACAGAAGTGTTAGTTTTCAGCCCTGGTTTCTCAGTCAGCTTTTTTAATTCAAAGGGTTGAGTATTGAATTCACTTACTTTGAAAATCCTTAAAGGATTCTTGTCTCAGCAGTAACCTCCTACAACTGGGATCTCCTATTTCCCTGGAAAACGATAGTCTGTAGGTGGGCTGTTCATCATAGTTGTATGTTAGATACAACAGTGccagggctcacccccagattggggtgaccccaaaagatggaaaagtctctcctccaacccatgccttcaaagaaagactcagtagtcttcagtcgtccggtctcaaggtagtttatttgtatgttatctaaaagattttcttcctgaactgctgtggtccattcagcaggtcagacaaaggcacacacacactctctgACTTccagggggctggtgccatcttttatatcctACATtacgtgttaaatgtttatGGTTTTTCCCAATGCCTATTACATATACTGAATGGTGACTTTAGACTCTAGACCAATCTATGAATGTCAACATCACCATGAACATGGAggttaggaaggagaaagaaggaggacagggcacgcccaaatccctccatcttagaacttctgaccgCCATGTACAAAACTtagacccctctgtacaaggcctaaaacccccctgtacagcactcaaagattcttcctttcactttgtgactacttctactataatatctaaacttctgtgatttcttgttcttcctgcaaggttggtaaattgttccatggatcaaattcaaaGTCACAGGGGTTTCCggctgcatgccagggtctcaaatgcttctgacctgggccTGGAACATCCAAGAATGTCCAAGGGGCATTCTGGGTTCCGACACAACAGTAGCAGTATTTTTTAGCAACAGTAATTTTTGACTTCCCAGGGATCATTTAGGAAGTCTAACTGGAAAAAACACAttacaaaacaagaaaaaaactcacaaaactAAGTCCTTTTCCTTGTGATTTGGCAGTAATTTTGACCAGTAATTTTGTTGGATTTGTACACAGTACAGCAAACAATTAAATGGCAggaattttgtgttttattcctCACTCCCACACAAacaagttttgttttggtttatctGTATTCTcatctgtattattttttattttatacaggATATTGCAGACAAGGTGGTtcttttggatctttctgaAGCTGCAGCAAAAGGAGGGACCATGGATTTGGAGATTTTTGCTGTGCCAAATGTGGAGATCAGCAAAGGTATGTAATGTTGTTTCTGGAGCAGGAGTGGGTGCTGTACTGTGTGTACTTGTGCTCATTTTAACAAGAGTAGGACACCTGGGGGAGATACAGTGGCACATAGGCTGTCCTTTTTTACAAATCTGTACTTGCAGGTAAGAGGCTAATGCTGAAATTGGACTCatgcagaaatacagagaaGCCAAGCTAGAACTCTTGTGTCatgggcagagagagagagggaaggggaaaaaatatatgcatagGAATTAGTGAAGGTTGTGAAAGCAGTGTTCAAAAGGCTGACAAATAAAGGTGCATTTCAAAGTGCTGCTTTTCTAGCTTGATGTTCATTAAACATGCACATGGCCAATAGTGAGTCCTTGATCTCTATCACTGCATACTCAAACAATGAGTTCTTAATATCCTTATCCTCAGTCAGTTGTGAGCATACAAATAACAGAGTCAATGCCATGTCTCTGTAATTAGTGATTAGTTACAGCCTTTGATGATCTTTGGTGGTTGCAGAGATTGAGACCATGCAGCTCAGAAGTTTTTCCACAGAGAAAGCTGGACCTGAATTGAGTAGCATTCTTCCTTGCCTGTGTGTCATGTTTCCATGTTCCTTGCACCCTTTGCAAGGTGAAATGTGGGATTTTCTTGTGCTTCTCTTTTAATTTATCTTATTTTGGGGACAGGAACTTGTTCTGGTTCCACCAGGCATCTTTGTGGCTTATTCTGCACCTGGCATTGCCTGCTGTACATTCTTTGATCTTATCTTGCAGGTTTTACTGCTAGCACACCTTTTTTCCTGAACCCTGGTTATGCATCTGTACCACAAATCTGTTTGTGCCTCTGTGGTTGCCTGTTGTATGTTTGCATTTAGCTGTGGTATAAGAAGCTTGGTAGTGTTACAATGCCACAAAATGCTTGTATACTGTCACCTGCTATTTTAGTATGTTTATATCTAGGTTTGGGGCAAGCTGATATTATTATATCCTGCTTAGTATGCTTTTAATTTGTCAGTGCATTAGACCCCTGCTTTGGCTTCATCTGGTTCCAAAAGTGGTGCAACAGACAAATCACCTTATTTCTGTGTCCAGGCTGATCACCTGTGTGGCACTCAGATATGCAGAGATACCTGCTCAAGGCAGCTTTGATTATAAATTCCAGCAGCAAGCATGGCTTTGTATTTCTTTGGGGTTATAAATACAATTTGTCTATTATTTGAGTTAATAAATAGACTTTTGGAGTGCTTTTCATAGTTCTCTACATGCCCTTGATTAAGGTATAAGATCAAAAATTATAGAAGAAGCCTCAGATAAAGGAGTAAAAGTCTTTCCCCTTCTTTAACAGTTGGAATAAAAGTTAAGGAGCCTTttcatggatttcttttttctttcttgccaaaaaaacttggaaaagtTTATCTGTCAAAGGTGTCCAGATGTTTTCTGGTCTCTGCTCTGTAACCTTGGACAAATTGTAGTCTACCTTTTGTGTTTGACACCTATAAAACAGGAAAGTAGTTCTGTGGGAGAGCTGTGTTTTATAGGTGCTGTGGAAGTGCCCTAAATTCCACACTGGGGGATATGAGGGGGACAGAAGGCAAAGAATCCCTAATTAAACTAGATGCTATAGTTCAGCCTTTAGAGCAGCTCTTGGTTTTGCATCCAAAACTCAGTGGAATGacataaatttcaaaatttattttctttatattttcagatttttctgcttcagctgATTCCAAAGTTGTGGTGCTTACAGTTAATTCTCTGGGTAATGCTCAGACTTACCTCGATGTCATACAAAGCAATGTGGATTTGTTCAGAGGAATTATTCCAGCAGTATCCCACTACAGTCAGAATGCTGTTCTCCTTGTTGCCTCTCATCCAGGTATGCTGGTACTTTGCATAAGGTTCTGTCCCTCACCTGGCTTTTTCTCTGGCCTGTTCTAAAAACATTACTGCTGAATACACCTCGTTAGTCAAAAATTCttgctgctctgaaaaatgttttccttttcagcttTGAGCAGGACACTGtctttgagggttttttctttactgttaccaagataaaagaaaatagtgtACTTTGTTTTGTGTAACAGGTATGTATTTCTGTATGTTTCTGTGCATAGTTTCAACCTGACTCTGTCTACATCATTAGCATCCATTGGCTGTTGTCTTGTCAGTTGTGAGTTTTATGTGCACATTTCTCCTTGGAGGAAGGATAGATCCGTGTGGGTAATGTGCCATATCATCATACTTACAGGCTACTCAGATACCAAGTATAGCATTAATAGTAAATATTGTAGCTAGATTTTGGTGGAAGGTTTAAATTTCCAGGCCAGTGGTACTGTGAACTAAGACAAAGCAAAATCACTACttaggaaagggaaagaagtgTGAGCCTCTACACTGTAATGCATCAAAGACAGCTCTTCCTACTCTCTTACCAttattgttcttattttttcacttcttcccCACCCGACATTGTGTTTTAGGTTGCAATGTTCTTTCAGGCTTATGCCTTTTCTAAAGTAAAGAAGTCCAGAGTTTTTTGTAATGATGATTCAGAAGTTGCAGTTGAATTGAATTTTGAGTGGTCCTTCATTGgcaacatattttttctttgacatttaGTTGAAGTAATGACATTTGTGTCGTGGAAGATGAGCTCATTTCCCAAAAGCAGAGTAATTGGAGTTGGTGCCAACCTCGATTCAGAGAGATTTCGGTACATTCTGACCAACCTTTTGAAAGCAGAGGTGCTGGCAAAAGATGCTTGGGTTATTGGTGAACAAGGGGAAGACAAAGGTAAAAGTGCTTTTTTATGACCATGAGCATGTAATGAATGTCTTGGCAGTGCCTAAGTAACTGAATAATGAAAGAATAATTGAGAAAAGTAATGAAGATAATAAAAGTAATAAGAAGAGTGGTAAATTCTcataatttataataataataatggctTTAAGTAATGCAGTTGTGGGGTACTAAATCTGTAGACCTGGAGTAGTAGCAAAAGTATTTGCCATTtgtcacaggaagaaaaaaaaaaacaaacaaactacaACCTCAGATGCTcttagttttttttgttttgttttgttttgtttgttttttgtgtggttttttcttctttttttttttttttttttttttttttttttttttttttgttgttgttgttgttgttgttgttgttgtttctatTTAGTACCATCATGGACCAGCTGTAATGTAGCTGCAAATCAAACAGAAGCAATGGCTGCTCGTAACTCAAGGGAAAAGGTGGCTAACAGGTAGCACCATTataacctttctttttttccttcatgttcaGGCACTTGGTGTCTACGTGTTCTTCAGCTGTTTATGAAGTGGGGGAAGCTTGCTCCAAAATGTTCATGCATTGAGTTTATAGGAAATTGTAGGTCAAGCTGTCATTCACTTTTGTAGATGTGTATATGGccactgtttttctgaaattcttacTACCATTGTGCCTGTGGCAATGTAAGGAGACACCACAATATACAGCAGAATATCAGAGCTGTTTGATTGTGCATTGAAAACAAATACTAGACAAGCCTTCTGGCCCACTTTCCTCAGAGCTTGTGTTGGAAGCATTTGCTTCAAAGTCAAGCACCAGTTTGGATGAATTTAACTGATTTAATTATCAGTTACACCTCTTGACAGAAAAGAGAATTGTTAAAAGTgtagagaaaaaatattgtaaagaaattcttttcaGCAATTCTATATTCCGTTGTGTTGTTTTGCAAAACAGAGAATCATGTTTTTATAGTACACTTTACCTGGTACACTTAAACCTGTATTTTGGGTtttacataaaaacaaaaaacaaaacaaacaaacaaaaaacaacaacaaaaaaaaccccaaccaaacaacaaaaaaaattacaatctCAACatcacatttttctccttttcctggtTTATGTGCAGAGCTATGGAAGTCCTAAAGGGAAAAGGTCAGAGATCTTGGTCTGTTGGGCTCTCAGTTGCTGATTTGGCCGACAGCATtctgaaagataaaagaaagGTTCATTCTGTATCCACTCTGGCAAAGGTAAATGTATTATTAATACCTTTTGGTTGGCactttaattatattatttataccAGACATGACCATTAATTTTAGCAGCACAGACATCTCAGTGTTCTGAGATTACTACTTTC
This portion of the Vidua chalybeata isolate OUT-0048 chromosome 6, bVidCha1 merged haplotype, whole genome shotgun sequence genome encodes:
- the UEVLD gene encoding ubiquitin-conjugating enzyme E2 variant 3 isoform X2; this encodes MALAEEALRRQLGKYKFRDLTIEELKDVSKTYPNFTFSMNTYTFKDGSQKDLLNFSGTVPVKYGNSYNIPIHLWILDSHPFAPPICFLKPTANMGIAVGKHVDARGRIYLPYLQNWSHPKSSLIGLIKEMIAKFEEELPLYSLSSSDAARQSELLSYIAKITEGETDMKSRSKTRDRNEECFNKITVVGAGDLGIACVLAVAAKDIADKVVLLDLSEAAAKGGTMDLEIFAVPNVEISKDFSASADSKVVVLTVNSLGNAQTYLDVIQSNVDLFRGIIPAVSHYSQNAVLLVASHPVEVMTFVSWKMSSFPKSRVIGVGANLDSERFRYILTNLLKAEVLAKDAWVIGEQGEDKVPSWTSCNVAANQTEAMAARNSREKVANRAMEVLKGKGQRSWSVGLSVADLADSILKDKRKVHSVSTLAKGCCNINSEVFLSLPCILGTSGMIEMVRLEEDPLVQEKLQSSAGSIHDLQQQLKLISIET
- the UEVLD gene encoding ubiquitin-conjugating enzyme E2 variant 3 isoform X6; translated protein: MTLVSQPDISTPPRNVLSYKFRDLTIEELKDVSKTYPNFTFSMNTYTFKDGSQKDLLNFSGTVPVKYGNSYNIPIHLWILDSHPFAPPICFLKPTANMGIAVGKHVDARGRIYLPYLQNWSHPKSSLIGLIKEMIAKFEEELPLYSLSSSDAARQSELLSYIAKITEGETDMKSRSKTRDRNEECFNKITVVGAGDLGIACVLAVAAKDIADKVVLLDLSEAAAKGGTMDLEIFAVPNVEISKDFSASADSKVVVLTVNSLGNAQTYLDVIQSNVDLFRGIIPAVSHYSQNAVLLVASHPALSRTLSLRVFSLLLPR
- the UEVLD gene encoding ubiquitin-conjugating enzyme E2 variant 3 isoform X5; amino-acid sequence: MTLVSQPDISTPPRNVLSYKFRDLTIEELKDVSKTYPNFTFSMNTYTFKDGSQKDLLNFSGTVPVKYGNSYNIPIHLWILDSHPFAPPICFLKPTANMGIAVGKHVDARGRIYLPYLQNWSHPKSSLIGLIKEMIAKFEEELPLYSLSSSDAARQSELLSYIAKITEGETDMKSRSKTRDRNEECFNKITVVGAGDLGIACVLAVAAKDIADKVVLLDLSEAAAKGGTMDLEIFAVPNVEISKDFSASADSKVVVLTVNSLGNAQTYLDVIQSNVDLFRGIIPAVSHYSQNAVLLVASHPVEVMTFVSWKMSSFPKSRVIGVGANLDSERFRYILTNLLKAEVLAKDAWVIGEQGEDKELWKS
- the UEVLD gene encoding ubiquitin-conjugating enzyme E2 variant 3 isoform X1, producing the protein MTLVSQPDISTPPRNVLSYKFRDLTIEELKDVSKTYPNFTFSMNTYTFKDGSQKDLLNFSGTVPVKYGNSYNIPIHLWILDSHPFAPPICFLKPTANMGIAVGKHVDARGRIYLPYLQNWSHPKSSLIGLIKEMIAKFEEELPLYSLSSSDAARQSELLSYIAKITEGETDMKSRSKTRDRNEECFNKITVVGAGDLGIACVLAVAAKDIADKVVLLDLSEAAAKGGTMDLEIFAVPNVEISKDFSASADSKVVVLTVNSLGNAQTYLDVIQSNVDLFRGIIPAVSHYSQNAVLLVASHPVEVMTFVSWKMSSFPKSRVIGVGANLDSERFRYILTNLLKAEVLAKDAWVIGEQGEDKVPSWTSCNVAANQTEAMAARNSREKVANRAMEVLKGKGQRSWSVGLSVADLADSILKDKRKVHSVSTLAKGCCNINSEVFLSLPCILGTSGMIEMVRLEEDPLVQEKLQSSAGSIHDLQQQLKLISIET
- the UEVLD gene encoding ubiquitin-conjugating enzyme E2 variant 3 isoform X4; translated protein: MTLVSQPDISTPPRNVLSYKFRDLTIEELKDVSKTYPNFTFSMNTYTFKDGSQKDLLNFSGTVPVKYGNSYNIPIHLWILDSHPFAPPICFLKPTANMGIAVGKHVDARGRIYLPYLQNWSHPKSSLIGLIKEMIAKFEEELPLYSLSSSDAARQSELLSYIAKITEGETDMKSRSKTRDRNEECFNKITVVGAGDLGIACVLAVAAKDIADKVVLLDLSEAAAKGGTMDLEIFAVPNVEISKDFSASADSKVVVLTVNSLGNAQTYLDVIQSNVDLFRGIIPAVSHYSQNAVLLVASHPVPSWTSCNVAANQTEAMAARNSREKVANRAMEVLKGKGQRSWSVGLSVADLADSILKDKRKVHSVSTLAKGCCNINSEVFLSLPCILGTSGMIEMVRLEEDPLVQEKLQSSAGSIHDLQQQLKLISIET
- the UEVLD gene encoding ubiquitin-conjugating enzyme E2 variant 3 isoform X3; the protein is MNTYTFKDGSQKDLLNFSGTVPVKYGNSYNIPIHLWILDSHPFAPPICFLKPTANMGIAVGKHVDARGRIYLPYLQNWSHPKSSLIGLIKEMIAKFEEELPLYSLSSSDAARQSELLSYIAKITEGETDMKSRSKTRDRNEECFNKITVVGAGDLGIACVLAVAAKDIADKVVLLDLSEAAAKGGTMDLEIFAVPNVEISKDFSASADSKVVVLTVNSLGNAQTYLDVIQSNVDLFRGIIPAVSHYSQNAVLLVASHPVEVMTFVSWKMSSFPKSRVIGVGANLDSERFRYILTNLLKAEVLAKDAWVIGEQGEDKVPSWTSCNVAANQTEAMAARNSREKVANRAMEVLKGKGQRSWSVGLSVADLADSILKDKRKVHSVSTLAKGCCNINSEVFLSLPCILGTSGMIEMVRLEEDPLVQEKLQSSAGSIHDLQQQLKLISIET